Part of the Sphingomonadaceae bacterium OTU29LAMAA1 genome, CATGTCGGACGGATGCGTCGCCACACACGCATCAGATGCACCCAGAATGGCATGGATGCGGTTGAAGCCCTCGCGGGCGTCGCACCCCGTGCCGGGCGTGCGCTTGTTGCAGCGCGATCCGTCCGTATCGTAGAAATAGGTGCACCGCGTACGCTGTAGCAGATTGCCGCCCACCGTTGCCATGTTGCGGATCTGCCCCGAGGCACCTGCCAGGATCGCGCGCGACAGCACCGGGTAGCGCGTCCGCACCGCGTGGTGCTCGGCCAGCGCGGTATTGCGAACGGCCGCGCCGACCAGCAGGCCGCCGTCCGCCGTCTCAGTGATCGCGTCGGACAAACCGGTTACGTCCACCAGCCGCTTCGGCCGCGCCACGGTCTCGCGCATCAGGTCGACGAGGTTGGTGCCGCCGCCAAGAAAGGCCGTCGCATCGCCTGCGCCGAGTTGCACCGCGTCCGTTACATCGTCGGCGCGCGTGTAGCTGAAGGGCGTCATGCGGTTACCTCCGTGGCGCGGTCCGATGACATCGTCGCCTGGATGGCATCGATGATACCGTTATGCGCGCCGCAACGGCACAGGTTGCCGCTCATCCGTTCCCGAACCTCGTCGCGGGTCAGTACCACTTCGGCGGCGAGATCGGCGCTGACGTGACTGGGGACCCCGCGGCGTGCTTCCGCTGCCATGCCGATCGCCGAACAGATTTGCCCTGGTGTGCAATAGCCGCACTGAAAGCCGTCATGCTCGATAAAGGCAGTCTGCAGAAGATGGAGCGTCCCGGCCTCCTCCAGCCCTTCGATCGTCGTGATCTGGCGGCCGGCGTACTGGACCGCCAGTGCGAGGCAAGACAGGATGCGCTCGCCGTCAACCAGCACCGTACACGCCCCGCATGCGCCCTGGTTGCAGCCCTTTTTCGTGCCCGTAAGATGCAGTGTCTCTCGGAGATGGTCCAGCAGCGATACACGAGGATCAATTGGTCCTGTGACGACGGTTCCGTTGACAATCAATGACACTGGGGATCTCCATCGGCGCACCGCAACAGTGGCAACTTACACCGATGTATGTGTCGTGCCGATGTCTTTTTCACCCAGACGGTCTGCGTGGCTGATAAATGAGCGGTCGTTTCAGCGGCTATTGATAACAACAGGCCGTGCGGCTGGGGCAGCGTCTGACGATCGAGATCCAGGCGACGGTTTCCGATCGCGACCAGCAAAACTGGAACCGATCACTAAGATAAGTTGCGGTCAGGCTGCTGGGAAAGCGTAAGAGCGCAGGCCCTCGAGGATCGAATGCCGCATTGGAAGCCAACCAAGCTCACGTTCGGCGCGCATGCCCGAGACCACCTGATCACACGCAATTGCGTCCGCGAAGCCCCCGAGCGCCTGCCGTGCCTCTTCTAGCGGCCATTCCGTGACCCGCCCCTCGGCACCTGCGCCCTCGCTTGCGGCGCGTGCAATCTCGATCAGCGGGATAGCCGCACCGTGAGCGCCGTTGAAGATCGAAGCTGCCGCTGCCTTATCGAGCGCGAGCAGATACAGGTCGGCGAGATCCTCGACATGCACGCATGTCCAGCGGTTCTGCCCGTTGCCGACGTACCGCGCAGCGCCATGCTCCCGAGCCGAACTGTACATCATCATCGTCGTCCACGCGTGATTGCCGTAGACCCAGGCTGGACGGATAATGATCCCGTGAACGCCATCGGCTGCAGCGCCGAGGATCTCCAATTCAAGCGCCTGGCGGAATCGCACCATTTCCAGCGGATCTAGCGGGCTATCCTCGGTTGCGGGCGTTTCGCCGGTGGCGCCGTACAGGAAACAGCCGCTCGTATAGAGAAAGCGCTTGGACGTGCCGCGCAACGCATCGATGATCGCGCGGGTCGCCGCTTCGTCAGCAACCGCGCTGTTATGGTCGTTTGGCGATGCGGCGTGAACGACTGCATCGACGCCCTGGACGGCGTTGGCGATGCTGGCTGCATTCTCCAGATCGCCGTGAGCCGGCTCATAGCCCTTGTCGGTCAGCGCGGCTGCGCTCGCCTCCGAACGTGCAAGCCCTACCACGTCGTGCCCCGCCGCCGCCAATCGCCGGGCGACCGCGCCGCCGATCAATCCCGTAGCACCCGTTACCAATACACGCATGTCAGCACCTCATCGCTTTTGTGCTGAAACGTAGAGCGGAACAGCGGCCCCGCGTGAAATCGCAAGAGATAATAGGGTGTCATCGGCTCCGCCGATGACGTCATGCCAACGCGGCGATTTCAGCAATGCATTCACGTAGCCAGACCGTGGCGGGATGATCATC contains:
- a CDS encoding 2Fe-2S iron-sulfur cluster-binding protein, whose product is MSLIVNGTVVTGPIDPRVSLLDHLRETLHLTGTKKGCNQGACGACTVLVDGERILSCLALAVQYAGRQITTIEGLEEAGTLHLLQTAFIEHDGFQCGYCTPGQICSAIGMAAEARRGVPSHVSADLAAEVVLTRDEVRERMSGNLCRCGAHNGIIDAIQATMSSDRATEVTA
- a CDS encoding NAD-dependent epimerase/dehydratase family protein, which encodes MRVLVTGATGLIGGAVARRLAAAGHDVVGLARSEASAAALTDKGYEPAHGDLENAASIANAVQGVDAVVHAASPNDHNSAVADEAATRAIIDALRGTSKRFLYTSGCFLYGATGETPATEDSPLDPLEMVRFRQALELEILGAAADGVHGIIIRPAWVYGNHAWTTMMMYSSAREHGAARYVGNGQNRWTCVHVEDLADLYLLALDKAAAASIFNGAHGAAIPLIEIARAASEGAGAEGRVTEWPLEEARQALGGFADAIACDQVVSGMRAERELGWLPMRHSILEGLRSYAFPAA